From a region of the Fischerella sp. JS2 genome:
- the secG gene encoding preprotein translocase subunit SecG, with protein sequence MTVYNVVQGIWVFSAIALIVLVLLHSPKGDGIGAIGGQAQLFSSTKSAEKTLNQVTWALTVIFLGLSVVLSAGWLPK encoded by the coding sequence ATGACCGTTTATAACGTTGTACAAGGTATCTGGGTTTTTTCTGCAATAGCTTTAATAGTCCTAGTGTTGTTGCATAGCCCCAAAGGTGATGGTATTGGAGCCATTGGTGGACAAGCCCAATTATTTAGCAGCACTAAAAGTGCAGAAAAAACATTAAACCAAGTGACTTGGGCTTTAACAGTTATTTTTCTTGGTTTATCTGTGGTTTTGAGCGCCGGTTGGCTCCCTAAATAG
- a CDS encoding peptidase, whose amino-acid sequence MTINNQQPTTNISISLVWRRLLAFTGLAVITGLLVILTNMQSFAISPSSPSTPHLPNSLPLPQPHLLPPTLTRWQDTTNSGDYFSQVTPTPVGYLVWSEFPVKVYIETPQTIAPKQAQAWVNSVLQAVHEWNAYLPLQVVEKREVADITVIRKNPPLQKLPNSNIPRARSAQTTYDFYSNKNILYHRVTILLSPSQTGQYLLAAARHELGHALGIWGHSQLQSDALYFSQVRNPPPISARDVNTLKRVYEQPTSLGWTLQTRASSKSFRSLLKSKIQNGLPYS is encoded by the coding sequence TTGACCATCAACAACCAACAACCAACTACTAACATTTCAATAAGTTTAGTTTGGCGACGTTTACTAGCATTTACTGGATTAGCTGTAATCACGGGACTGCTCGTTATCCTAACTAACATGCAGTCCTTTGCTATTTCCCCCTCATCTCCCTCCACTCCCCACCTCCCTAACTCCCTACCTCTTCCCCAACCCCATCTTCTACCCCCCACACTGACACGGTGGCAAGATACAACTAATAGCGGTGACTACTTTTCTCAAGTTACACCAACGCCAGTAGGCTATTTAGTTTGGTCAGAATTTCCAGTTAAGGTATATATAGAAACACCGCAAACAATAGCTCCAAAGCAAGCCCAAGCATGGGTTAATAGTGTCTTACAGGCTGTACACGAGTGGAATGCTTATTTACCTTTACAGGTTGTCGAGAAACGAGAAGTAGCTGATATTACTGTTATACGAAAAAACCCACCACTACAAAAGTTGCCTAATAGCAATATTCCTCGGGCGCGTTCCGCACAAACTACTTACGATTTCTACAGTAATAAAAATATTTTATACCATCGCGTTACTATCCTGCTCAGTCCTAGCCAAACAGGACAATACCTATTAGCTGCTGCTCGCCACGAACTAGGTCATGCTTTAGGAATATGGGGACATAGTCAGTTACAGAGTGATGCTTTATACTTTTCCCAAGTTCGTAATCCCCCACCAATTTCTGCTAGAGATGTAAATACACTGAAGCGAGTTTACGAACAACCAACTAGTTTGGGATGGACTTTACAGACTAGAGCAAGTTCAAAGAGCTTTAGAAGTTTGCTAAAATCTAAAATCCAAAATGGTTTACCTTATAGTTAG
- a CDS encoding SDR family oxidoreductase, protein MTPTALITGGSEGIGKATALLFATKGYNLVLTARHTDRLETTAQQIQSNSGIAPLIVTCDVTDPSQVKTLVGKALEHYSYIDVLINNAGIFVEGPIEQFSLEDWHKVIDTNLWGYIHTINELLPHFLHRGKGTIVNVSSIGGKVPNPYLVPYCTTKFAVTGLTESLHAELKPKGISVCGIYPNLIKSSFLERAIFRGKDEQDMQKRRQQIENLFQNPVIEKPEDVANAIWDAVKNHKSEVFVGSANLSQAVYRLFPGLLQWASRQVFKNEDK, encoded by the coding sequence ATGACTCCTACAGCACTGATTACAGGCGGTTCTGAAGGCATTGGTAAAGCAACAGCTTTATTATTTGCTACTAAAGGATATAACCTCGTACTTACAGCTCGTCATACTGACAGATTAGAGACTACAGCACAGCAAATCCAAAGTAATAGTGGCATAGCACCACTAATAGTTACGTGTGATGTGACAGATCCATCTCAAGTAAAAACACTAGTAGGAAAAGCATTAGAGCATTATAGTTACATTGATGTGCTGATAAATAATGCAGGTATATTTGTGGAAGGGCCGATAGAGCAATTTTCTTTAGAAGATTGGCACAAAGTTATCGATACAAATTTGTGGGGTTATATTCACACAATCAATGAACTTTTACCTCATTTTCTGCACCGAGGAAAAGGAACTATTGTGAATGTGAGTTCTATCGGTGGTAAAGTACCTAATCCTTATTTAGTACCATATTGTACAACTAAGTTTGCAGTCACTGGCTTAACAGAATCGCTACATGCAGAATTAAAACCAAAAGGAATTTCTGTTTGTGGCATATATCCAAATTTGATTAAAAGTAGTTTCTTAGAACGGGCTATTTTTCGGGGAAAAGATGAGCAAGATATGCAAAAGCGTCGCCAACAGATTGAAAATCTTTTCCAAAATCCAGTGATCGAGAAACCTGAAGATGTAGCAAATGCAATTTGGGATGCTGTTAAAAATCACAAGTCTGAAGTATTTGTTGGTTCTGCTAATTTATCACAGGCAGTTTATCGTTTATTTCCTGGTTTACTTCAGTGGGCTTCTCGACAAGTGTTTAAAAATGAAGATAAATAA
- a CDS encoding high light inducible protein — protein MGPYPTDATEKAYNGSDRNAVKFGFTPQSELWQGRLAMIGFVAYLLWDLKGYSVLRDLLQLNQ, from the coding sequence ATGGGACCTTATCCTACTGACGCAACTGAAAAAGCATACAACGGTAGCGATCGCAATGCAGTTAAATTTGGCTTTACTCCACAATCGGAATTGTGGCAAGGACGTCTAGCAATGATCGGTTTTGTTGCATATCTGCTTTGGGATTTAAAAGGTTATAGCGTTCTACGTGACTTACTCCAACTCAATCAGTAG
- the crtW gene encoding beta-carotene ketolase CrtW yields the protein MQSEQFSHELIDSVIGLSLATFIISVWTASLIFLFTVNISEINILTLLLATFFQTFLFTGLFITAHDAMHGVAFTRNLKINHVVGTISLFFYGFLSYKTLLKKHWMHHNHPASELDPDFHDGEHKNFFAWYFYFMKNYWSWEQIIIWIIAYNGIRYIFHIPIANLTLFWALPSLLSSLQLFYFGTFLTHREPPRGYSKPHYAETISLPIWLSFITCYHFGYHREHHEYPHLAWWQLPGIYKLRQSSNFRF from the coding sequence ATGCAGTCAGAACAGTTTTCTCATGAACTTATTGATAGCGTTATCGGACTTTCTCTTGCTACTTTCATTATAAGTGTATGGACAGCTAGTTTAATCTTCTTATTTACAGTAAACATTTCAGAAATAAATATTCTAACGTTATTGCTTGCTACCTTCTTCCAAACTTTTCTCTTTACAGGATTATTTATCACTGCCCATGACGCTATGCATGGAGTAGCATTTACTCGCAATCTCAAAATCAATCACGTTGTTGGGACAATATCTTTATTTTTTTATGGTTTTTTATCTTACAAAACACTATTGAAAAAGCATTGGATGCATCACAACCATCCTGCAAGTGAACTAGACCCCGATTTCCACGATGGTGAGCATAAAAATTTCTTTGCCTGGTATTTTTATTTTATGAAAAATTACTGGAGTTGGGAACAAATTATCATTTGGATAATTGCTTATAACGGAATTCGTTATATATTTCATATTCCAATAGCTAATCTCACTTTATTTTGGGCATTACCTTCGCTGTTGAGTTCATTACAGTTATTTTATTTTGGTACATTTCTGACTCATCGCGAACCTCCAAGAGGTTATAGTAAGCCTCACTACGCTGAAACTATCTCACTACCAATTTGGTTATCTTTTATTACTTGTTATCACTTTGGCTACCATCGAGAACATCACGAATATCCTCATTTGGCTTGGTGGCAACTACCTGGAATTTATAAACTCAGACAGTCATCCAATTTTAGATTTTAG
- a CDS encoding DUF2834 domain-containing protein encodes MRKIAFGLLWIGLIAYAFLFTPPNQPDTFELIKNLSTGQWQGINPLVIALFNIMGIWPIIYSAVLFVDGRGQKVPAWPFIAASFAVGAFALLPYLVLREPNPQFYGEKSILIKILDSRWTGVFLSIGTAILVGYGIRQGDWSNFVQQWQTSRFINVMSCDFCLLCVLFPALLGDDMTRRGWKSSRIFWLIALIPLFGPLLYLCIRPSLPELQVDYS; translated from the coding sequence ATGAGAAAAATTGCCTTTGGGTTGCTTTGGATAGGATTGATTGCGTATGCTTTCTTGTTTACTCCTCCCAATCAACCCGATACTTTTGAGTTAATTAAAAATCTATCTACTGGTCAATGGCAAGGTATTAACCCCTTAGTGATTGCATTGTTCAATATTATGGGTATCTGGCCTATTATTTACAGTGCAGTCCTGTTTGTTGATGGTAGAGGACAAAAAGTTCCAGCTTGGCCATTTATTGCTGCTTCTTTTGCTGTAGGGGCGTTTGCTTTGTTACCCTATTTGGTTCTCAGGGAACCAAATCCGCAATTTTATGGTGAAAAGAGTATTTTGATCAAAATCTTAGATTCTCGTTGGACGGGTGTTTTCCTGAGTATTGGGACGGCTATTTTGGTTGGCTATGGTATTAGACAAGGAGATTGGAGTAATTTTGTCCAGCAATGGCAAACTAGCCGCTTTATTAACGTAATGAGTTGTGATTTTTGCCTACTGTGTGTATTATTTCCTGCTTTATTGGGGGATGATATGACGCGGCGTGGTTGGAAAAGTTCTAGAATATTTTGGCTGATAGCTTTAATTCCGTTATTTGGCCCTTTGTTATATCTGTGCATACGTCCATCTTTGCCAGAACTACAGGTGGATTATTCGTGA
- the hrcA gene encoding heat-inducible transcriptional repressor HrcA, translating into MQVQLTNRQQHILWATVRHYIATAEPVGSKALLEEYNLGVSSATIRNAMGVLEKAGLLYQPHTSAGRVPSDSGYRIYVDQLITPSETLARQVEATLQKRLNWEDSSLESLLQGAAQILATLSGCISLITIPQNVSAMVRHLQLVQIEVGRVMLIVVTDSYETHSALLDLPPKGKDIQFDPEVIDRELQLVSNFLNNQLRGRSLLEVANLDWSDLDREFQHYGEYLKNSLAEFSRRSLTPGVTQIMVRGMAEVLRQPEFAQLQQVQTIIQLLEEEQEQLWRLIFEENETEEVGKPPVTVRIGSENPLEPIRNCSLISSTYRRGSSQVGSVGVLGPTRLDYEGAIALVAAAAEYLSEAFSYLNPS; encoded by the coding sequence ATGCAAGTCCAGCTAACCAATCGTCAACAGCACATTCTTTGGGCAACAGTACGTCACTACATCGCCACAGCAGAGCCTGTTGGCTCCAAAGCCCTGCTAGAAGAGTACAATCTGGGTGTTAGCTCAGCCACGATTCGCAACGCTATGGGTGTGTTAGAAAAAGCCGGGCTACTTTATCAACCACACACTTCTGCTGGGCGAGTTCCTTCTGACTCTGGCTATCGAATTTATGTTGATCAGTTGATCACACCTTCGGAAACTCTAGCCAGACAAGTAGAAGCAACACTGCAAAAGCGCCTGAACTGGGAAGACAGTAGTCTAGAAAGCTTACTGCAAGGGGCAGCCCAAATTTTAGCGACCCTAAGTGGCTGCATCAGCTTGATTACAATACCACAAAATGTTAGTGCTATGGTGCGGCATTTGCAATTGGTGCAAATTGAAGTCGGACGAGTCATGCTGATCGTAGTCACGGATAGTTATGAAACACATTCAGCATTATTAGATTTGCCACCAAAAGGCAAAGACATACAATTTGATCCAGAAGTGATAGATCGAGAGTTGCAACTTGTTTCTAACTTTTTAAATAACCAATTACGTGGGCGCAGTTTGTTAGAGGTGGCTAATCTCGATTGGAGTGATTTAGATCGGGAATTTCAGCACTATGGTGAGTACTTAAAAAATTCCCTGGCAGAATTTAGTCGTCGCAGTTTGACGCCAGGCGTTACACAGATCATGGTGCGTGGGATGGCAGAAGTTTTGCGACAACCAGAATTTGCCCAACTACAACAAGTGCAAACTATCATCCAACTATTGGAGGAAGAACAAGAACAACTGTGGCGATTAATATTTGAGGAAAATGAGACTGAGGAAGTGGGTAAACCACCGGTAACAGTGAGGATTGGCTCAGAGAATCCTCTTGAACCAATTCGCAACTGTAGTCTAATTTCTTCCACCTACCGCCGTGGTTCATCACAGGTAGGAAGCGTGGGAGTTTTGGGGCCAACACGCCTAGATTACGAAGGAGCGATCGCACTCGTTGCTGCTGCTGCTGAGTATTTATCAGAGGCTTTCAGTTATCTAAATCCCTCATGA
- a CDS encoding rhodanese-like domain-containing protein, with product MKGQAITQISVEELAQRLSKGESNLQLVDVREPQEVAIAHIEGFVNLPLSEFAEWGNEIHTCLDPDVETLVLCHHGIRSAQMCQWLVNQGFTNVKNISGGIDAYSMLIDPSIPMY from the coding sequence ATGAAAGGTCAAGCTATTACCCAAATTAGTGTAGAAGAACTCGCCCAACGTTTATCTAAAGGTGAGTCTAATCTTCAGCTTGTGGACGTGCGTGAACCACAGGAAGTCGCGATCGCTCACATTGAGGGTTTTGTTAACTTACCTCTAAGTGAATTTGCTGAATGGGGAAATGAAATCCACACGTGCCTAGATCCTGATGTTGAAACCTTGGTACTTTGTCATCATGGCATTCGTTCTGCTCAGATGTGTCAGTGGCTGGTTAATCAAGGATTTACAAATGTGAAAAATATTTCTGGTGGTATTGATGCCTACTCAATGTTAATTGACCCTTCAATTCCTATGTATTAA
- a CDS encoding DUF3352 domain-containing protein has protein sequence MKQVLFFRSLAAIAMMLLFITISGCSNLSGANSLMGISGTRQQPGAAIFVSQQAPVMISMLVNPDKLQPLEREGELSKLKTSLLANTSLDYKQDIQPWLGSEITLAVTTQDIDRDPSNGQQPGYLMALATKNSEKSREFVDLLFSKRAIAGSNLTTEQYEGIKLIFDSQQVDTKSKIQNSLAGAAVGDDFVLFANDPKVLREAINNVQAPDLNITTFSQYQQAVKQIPKGALAIAFLNLPNIAQWQGLKLPEPATYDSEIVSVILTNKGLLAETSLLAQADTAPSLEPLSQPVGALQYIPTSAGLAITGKNLSSLPNSNLTQVWEQLKVAISGSEKDVVSDLIKPVVDVQAESDINLKEDIFSWVQGEYAIGLLPRPGQANPDFVFVVEKTETTPAGISHLDEIASSKGLSLNTFDIDKQKISAWTQLKATKVADPQQREKYTIEANVSGVHISQGNYEILASNLETMNEVLNAKNNSLISDRQFKNSIAAIPQPNQGYVYLDWAKSREILESQFPILKLAEILAKPIFENLRSLTISSYGSDTEIFKGGVFFQLGK, from the coding sequence ATGAAACAAGTTTTATTCTTTCGTTCTCTAGCAGCTATTGCGATGATGCTGCTATTTATCACTATTTCTGGCTGTAGTAACTTATCCGGTGCAAATTCTCTTATGGGAATTAGTGGAACTAGACAACAGCCTGGTGCGGCAATTTTTGTATCTCAACAAGCACCAGTGATGATATCAATGCTGGTAAATCCTGATAAATTACAACCATTGGAACGTGAAGGAGAACTATCCAAACTTAAAACCAGCTTATTAGCCAACACAAGCCTAGATTATAAACAAGACATTCAACCTTGGTTGGGCAGTGAAATTACCTTAGCTGTCACAACCCAAGACATTGATCGCGATCCTAGTAACGGACAACAGCCGGGGTATCTAATGGCACTAGCAACCAAAAACTCAGAGAAAAGCCGTGAATTTGTGGATTTGTTATTTTCCAAACGGGCGATCGCTGGGTCAAACTTAACTACAGAACAATACGAAGGCATCAAACTGATTTTTGACTCTCAACAAGTAGATACAAAATCCAAAATCCAAAATTCTTTGGCTGGCGCTGCTGTTGGTGATGATTTTGTCTTGTTTGCCAACGATCCCAAAGTACTACGAGAAGCAATTAATAATGTCCAGGCTCCTGACCTCAATATAACTACCTTTAGTCAATACCAGCAAGCTGTCAAACAAATACCCAAAGGTGCATTAGCTATAGCGTTTCTCAATCTTCCTAATATCGCTCAATGGCAAGGTCTAAAACTGCCAGAACCAGCAACTTATGACAGCGAAATAGTGTCGGTCATCCTAACCAACAAAGGATTACTAGCAGAAACTAGCTTACTAGCACAAGCCGATACAGCACCATCTTTAGAGCCATTATCTCAACCTGTAGGAGCATTACAATATATTCCTACCTCAGCAGGTTTAGCGATCACTGGAAAAAATTTGAGTAGCTTACCTAACAGCAATTTAACTCAAGTCTGGGAACAACTCAAAGTCGCCATATCCGGTTCAGAAAAAGATGTGGTTTCTGACTTAATCAAACCTGTGGTAGATGTGCAAGCAGAGTCAGACATCAATTTAAAAGAAGATATTTTTAGCTGGGTACAGGGAGAATACGCCATTGGATTATTACCCCGTCCAGGACAAGCAAATCCCGATTTTGTGTTTGTAGTTGAAAAAACTGAAACAACACCAGCAGGAATTTCTCATTTAGATGAAATAGCATCCTCAAAGGGATTGTCACTGAATACTTTTGATATAGACAAACAAAAAATCTCAGCTTGGACACAATTAAAAGCCACAAAAGTAGCTGATCCGCAACAGCGAGAAAAATACACAATTGAAGCAAATGTTTCCGGAGTGCATATTAGCCAAGGAAATTACGAAATTTTGGCTTCCAACCTCGAAACAATGAATGAAGTTCTCAATGCTAAGAACAATTCCTTAATTAGCGATCGCCAATTTAAAAATAGTATTGCTGCCATTCCCCAACCAAACCAAGGTTACGTGTATTTAGATTGGGCAAAAAGCCGAGAAATATTAGAAAGCCAATTTCCAATTCTCAAACTAGCAGAAATACTCGCAAAACCCATCTTCGAGAACTTGCGATCGCTCACCATTAGCAGTTACGGTAGCGACACAGAAATATTCAAAGGTGGCGTGTTCTTTCAATTAGGTAAATAG
- the cysE gene encoding serine O-acetyltransferase translates to MLSTLLADFRIIFERDPAARNWLEVLFCYPGLQALLFHRLAHWLHHVGIPFIPRLISHFARFLTGIEIHPGAVIGKSVFIDHGMGVVIGETAIVGDYALIYQGVTLGGTGKESGKRHPTLGENVVVGAGAKVLGNIQIGNNVRIGAGSVVLRDVPSNCTVVGIPGRIIYRSGVRVAPLEHNNLPDSEAEVIRALVDRIELLEQQIQSLQQNQSDTKTLVFVNQLPVHKESENLQDGLSCNLRDKAIQEFLDGAGI, encoded by the coding sequence GTGCTGTCTACACTCCTTGCTGATTTTCGCATTATTTTTGAACGTGACCCAGCTGCCCGTAACTGGTTGGAAGTATTGTTTTGCTACCCTGGTTTACAAGCTTTGCTATTTCATCGGCTGGCTCATTGGCTGCATCATGTTGGTATTCCCTTTATTCCTCGTTTGATCTCCCATTTTGCCCGATTTTTAACCGGAATCGAAATTCACCCCGGTGCTGTGATTGGTAAAAGTGTATTTATTGATCATGGGATGGGGGTAGTCATTGGTGAAACAGCAATTGTGGGAGATTATGCGCTGATTTATCAAGGCGTTACTCTGGGTGGTACTGGTAAAGAAAGCGGTAAACGCCACCCGACTTTGGGTGAAAATGTTGTAGTTGGTGCAGGTGCAAAAGTATTAGGTAATATCCAAATTGGTAATAACGTTCGTATTGGTGCTGGCTCAGTTGTTTTGAGGGATGTACCTTCTAATTGCACTGTTGTTGGTATACCCGGTCGCATTATTTATCGGTCTGGTGTGCGAGTCGCCCCATTGGAACACAATAATTTACCAGACTCAGAAGCAGAAGTAATTCGCGCTTTAGTAGACCGAATTGAATTGTTAGAACAACAAATACAAAGCCTACAGCAAAATCAATCTGACACCAAAACTCTTGTTTTTGTAAATCAATTGCCCGTTCATAAAGAAAGTGAAAATTTACAAGATGGTCTGTCTTGCAATCTCAGAGATAAGGCCATTCAAGAGTTTCTAGATGGGGCTGGAATTTGA
- a CDS encoding response regulator: protein MLTPSSVRSIDLPITLYKIENSDELAKYIQICSRDKVSGRLDFSFSGNQGAIWSLFFHQGCLTWGAGELHPLRRWNRQLRQHCPHLAADSCQQKTERPQNWDYSSLLNQVKQGKLPQAKLAAIVGGNILEILFDLIQAVHLPRQNAEMQLAYSKFPQDLIDSTLVSLQLEQVWQQAWKAWKIWQQAGLAGFSPNLAPVIWDNEGLRQQTSQPVYQNLTTMANGNWTLRDLAVKLRQPLVPLTQSIMPYVNQGMIGLIHVADISFYVKPVIGSLIAYIEDSRFDSEMMGRILAPAGYRFINIRDSIQALPMLLEHKPDLIFLDLLMPVANGYEVCAQIRRISAFKNTPIIIITSSDGIVDRVRAKIVGSSGFLAKPIEAGKVLSVVRQYLPVSPLSASGDSTTASYQFGDKESSVIGF from the coding sequence ATGTTGACTCCTTCATCTGTCAGATCAATAGATCTGCCAATCACGCTTTACAAAATAGAAAATAGTGATGAGCTAGCAAAATACATTCAGATTTGTAGTAGGGATAAAGTTTCCGGTCGGCTAGATTTCAGTTTTTCAGGCAACCAAGGAGCAATCTGGAGTTTGTTTTTTCATCAAGGTTGTTTAACTTGGGGTGCTGGTGAGTTGCATCCGTTGCGTCGTTGGAATCGACAACTACGTCAGCACTGTCCACATTTGGCTGCTGACTCTTGTCAACAAAAAACAGAGCGTCCTCAAAATTGGGACTATAGTTCTCTGCTAAATCAGGTGAAACAGGGAAAATTGCCGCAAGCAAAACTAGCAGCAATCGTCGGAGGAAATATTTTAGAAATTCTGTTTGATCTGATCCAGGCTGTACACCTACCTCGCCAGAATGCAGAAATGCAACTAGCTTACAGTAAATTTCCACAAGACCTGATTGACTCTACATTGGTTTCACTCCAGCTTGAGCAGGTTTGGCAGCAAGCATGGAAAGCTTGGAAAATTTGGCAACAAGCTGGTTTAGCAGGCTTTTCTCCTAATCTGGCTCCTGTCATATGGGATAACGAAGGACTGCGACAACAGACTTCACAGCCTGTCTACCAAAATCTTACTACGATGGCAAACGGCAATTGGACACTGAGAGATTTAGCAGTCAAGCTGAGACAACCACTAGTGCCTTTAACGCAGTCCATCATGCCTTATGTCAACCAAGGAATGATAGGATTAATCCACGTTGCAGACATCAGCTTCTATGTTAAACCTGTAATCGGTTCCCTAATTGCCTATATCGAAGATAGTCGATTTGATAGCGAGATGATGGGGCGTATTCTCGCTCCGGCTGGTTATCGATTTATCAATATTAGAGACTCTATCCAGGCACTACCGATGTTGCTAGAGCATAAACCTGATTTGATTTTTTTAGATTTACTTATGCCTGTGGCAAACGGGTATGAAGTGTGCGCGCAAATCCGCCGGATTTCAGCCTTTAAAAACACCCCAATAATTATTATTACCAGCAGCGACGGCATTGTTGATCGGGTGCGGGCAAAAATAGTTGGTTCTTCAGGCTTTTTAGCAAAGCCAATCGAAGCGGGAAAAGTCCTATCTGTTGTGCGGCAATATCTACCAGTTTCGCCCTTATCTGCTTCCGGGGACTCAACAACAGCCTCATATCAATTTGGGGATAAGGAATCATCTGTAATTGGCTTTTAG
- a CDS encoding response regulator, whose product MITVLLVEDSLTETKVMTYYLRQAGLSVVSATNCEEARIKLSQQKPDLVIVDVILPGQSGFELCRELKTHANTSQIPVVICSTKGTEVDKLWGAMLGADAYLPKPVDQRELTNTVLRLTAV is encoded by the coding sequence ATGATCACGGTTCTTTTAGTTGAAGATAGTTTGACAGAAACTAAGGTAATGACTTACTACCTTAGACAAGCTGGTCTATCAGTAGTTAGCGCTACAAATTGTGAAGAAGCTCGGATCAAGCTTAGTCAACAAAAACCGGATCTGGTAATTGTCGATGTCATCTTACCTGGACAGAGCGGCTTTGAACTGTGCCGTGAACTAAAGACCCATGCCAATACTTCGCAAATTCCAGTCGTGATTTGCTCAACAAAGGGAACAGAAGTTGACAAACTTTGGGGTGCAATGCTAGGAGCAGATGCTTATCTCCCCAAACCAGTAGACCAAAGAGAGTTGACAAACACGGTCTTGCGCTTAACCGCCGTATAG
- a CDS encoding chemotaxis protein CheW, whose protein sequence is MTQSSDSQLIATNSLEALILEPLPPDTRVRLLRFPLGIQDSVLLPLEQIAEILQINVTEILPIPEIPDCILGICNWRGEMLWLLDFNNFVGYPSLLQLQPTSTAIAIIVVQINHQSIGLAVQQVNDIELHDLQQLQAVPFGLFPPDLLPLIQGILPGCSDAVLDLQAIIHCPLWKKHQERET, encoded by the coding sequence ATGACGCAATCATCTGATTCACAGCTAATAGCAACCAACAGCCTTGAAGCGTTGATATTAGAGCCACTCCCTCCTGACACTAGAGTGCGTCTACTCCGCTTTCCTTTAGGAATCCAAGACAGTGTGCTGTTGCCTTTAGAGCAAATTGCCGAAATTCTCCAAATAAATGTGACAGAAATTTTGCCAATTCCGGAAATACCTGATTGTATCTTAGGAATTTGCAACTGGCGGGGAGAAATGCTTTGGCTGTTGGATTTTAACAACTTTGTTGGTTATCCATCTCTATTGCAATTGCAGCCAACGTCCACTGCGATCGCCATCATAGTAGTGCAAATCAATCACCAATCAATAGGACTTGCAGTCCAACAAGTCAACGACATAGAATTGCACGACTTACAGCAACTCCAAGCAGTCCCTTTTGGCTTATTTCCACCTGATCTGTTGCCCCTGATTCAAGGAATTTTACCAGGGTGCAGCGATGCTGTTTTAGACCTCCAAGCGATTATTCATTGCCCTCTATGGAAAAAACATCAGGAGAGAGAGACGTAA